Proteins encoded by one window of Mercenaria mercenaria strain notata chromosome 4, MADL_Memer_1, whole genome shotgun sequence:
- the LOC123551307 gene encoding nuclear receptor ROR-beta-like: protein MSSQASFRLDDTESPVCLTEVNQFNSPWSTGSLAFEDNLAFKNKNTNPEISNTYEQDLIIMQSMNFIEASEKRVTAIPEFQNESLASSCSSSPQSQSDSPSTNFEGLTILGPHPSSDTSDTLSQKLSDAEEPATSDSNANFWTEVTSSTDGLLFAYSEDSPPNNGTVTKDWKQNALKYPPCAVCSGKSSGLHYGCYTCEACKNFFRRYLLRSGGFNCKKNNNCPIGNRSRGNCSGCRLKKCLEIGMSKEKSKIGRYTHSQRTETIREVNKLEGKMYVDESPVKLEKDLEKAQTENMTQEVNETDNCVSVPNSSLSNVGEVLTEGERDLLKELTESIDAIEHFGERGKTAEGRKQIIEEHYDRYLAKVKLFGPLKAIPKDEYFTLLKLHNIDLDGRWNLFKQEANNCAHIVERYCKFAYKIPGFQTISIKDQESLLKVGHCEFFVILMHDGYDHERQIFLEMNGVPAHIEEASDKIFSRYLIEIQADIFQRWQKACLLKEEKTLLCAMSLVCSDRIDLENPTEVEKIHTDLTNLLMKVLRINYGKEAQKRFAKFIDILMFCRQAADAYFKEYQEMSQFDMIQQVAPAFPALCPDKF from the coding sequence ATGTCATCACAGGCAAGTTTTAGATTGGACGACACAGAATCACCTGTGTGCCTAACAGAAGTAAATCAGTTTAACAGTCCATGGTCAACAGGCAGCTTGGCCTTTGAAGACAACCTGGCCTTTAAAAATAAGAACACAAACCCTGAGATAAGTAACACATATGAACAAGATTTAATAATCATGCAGTCAATGAATTTCATTGAAGCAAGTGAAAAGCGAGTTACAGCCATACCAGAATTTCAGAACGAAAGTTTGGCATCCAGCTGTAGCTCATCGCCGCAGTCCCAATCAGACAGTCCGTCAACAAATTTTGAAGGATTAACAATACTCGGACCTCACCCAAGTAGTGATACATCAGACACTCTTTCACAGAAATTATCCGATGCGGAGGAACCAGCTACTTCTGATTCAAATGCTAATTTTTGGACTGAGGTTACGTCCTCTACAGATGGCCTTTTGTTTGCTTACAGTGAGGATTCGCCGCCTAATAATGGTACCGTGACCAAAGATTGGAAACAAAATGCTTTGAAGTATCCACCATGCGCTGTTTGTTCAGGGAAATCATCAGGACTCCATTATGGATGCTATACATGCGAAGCTTGTAAAAACTTTTTTCGACGTTATCTGTTACGTAGTGGCGGTTTTAACTGTAAGAAAAATAACAACTGTCCAATTGGCAATAGAAGCAGGGGAAACTGTTCCGGTTGCcggctgaaaaaatgtttagaaattgGTATGTCCAAGGAAAAATCGAAAATCGGACGTTATACACATTCTCAGCGGACGGAGACAATCAGAGAAGTTAACAAGCTTGAGGGAAAGATGTATGTGGATGAAAGCCCAGTTAAACTAGAGAAAGATTTAGAAAAAGCGCAGACTGAAAATATGACTCAGGAAGTAAATGAAACTGACAATTGTGTATCAGTGCCTAATTCCTCTTTAAGTAATGTGGGGGAGGTCTTAACGGAAGGCGAGCGGGATCTTTTGAAAGAGCTTACTGAATCAATAGATGCGATAGAACATTTTGGTGAAAGAGGCAAGACTGCAGAGGGTAGAAAACAAATTATTGAAGAACACTATGATCGCTACCTTGCTAAAGTAAAACTGTTCGGTCCATTGAAGGCAATCCCGAAGGATGAGTATTTCACACTATTAAAGTTACATAATATTGACTTAGATGGCCGCTGGAACTTGTTTAAACAAGAAGCGAATAACTGTGCTCATATTGTGGAGAGGTATTGTAAATTTGCTTATAAAATTCCAGGATTTCAAACTATAAGCATTAAAGATCAGGAATCGCtgttaaaagtaggtcactgtgAATTTTTTGTCATTCTGATGCATGATGGGTATGATCATGAACGGCAAATTTTTCTTGAAATGAATGGAGTTCCGGCACATATCGAGGAGGCCTCTGATAAGATTTTTTCACGATATTTAATCGAAATACAGGCCGACATATTTCAACGCTGGCAGAAAGCTTGCCTTTTGAAGGAAGAAAAAACTCTTCTCTGTGCAATGTCATTAGTTTGTTCTGATCGCATAGACCTTGAAAACCCGACAGAAGTTGAAAAAATCCATACAGATCTGACAAACCTGCTGATGAAAGTGTTACGAATTAATTACGGGAAAGAAGCGCAAAAAAGATTTGCCAAATTCATAGACATTCTGATGTTTTGTCGTCAAGCAGCAGATGCTTATTTCAAAGAGTACCAAGAAATGAGTCAGTTTGATATGATTCAGCAGGTTGCTCCGGCATTCCCTGCACTTTGCCCAGATAAATTCTGA